A genomic stretch from Bacillaceae bacterium S4-13-56 includes:
- a CDS encoding aminotransferase A, which produces MKLINSNVEKIQISGIRQFFNMVADKEDIVSLTIGQPDFNTPQHIKDAANIAIDQNHTSYTHNAGILPLREQVSEYLHEKYNLNYNPSSEIIVTVGASQGIDITFRTLLEPGDEVLLPGPIYPGYEPLIQLAGGTPVFMDTTTTDFQVTPSLIEKYRTDKTKCIVLPYPSNPTGVTLKIDVLKDLASYLQDKNMYILSDEIYSELVYDHDHTSIATFPGMRQKTIVINGLSKSHAMTGWRIGFVCAPDNIAKHLLKVHQYNVSCATSISQYAAYAAVTEGKNDAKPMREAYRQRRKYVADRLTSMGIDFIMPNGAFYFFPKFNVNGMSSFDFGLDLVEKAKLALVPGDAFSPIGQGYMRLSYAYNMDTLSKGMDRLEQYLKS; this is translated from the coding sequence ATGAAACTTATCAATTCAAATGTCGAAAAAATCCAAATATCAGGAATTCGCCAATTTTTTAATATGGTAGCAGATAAAGAGGATATTGTTTCCTTAACCATTGGACAGCCTGATTTTAATACTCCTCAACATATTAAAGACGCAGCTAACATTGCGATTGATCAAAACCATACGAGTTATACGCATAATGCAGGAATTTTACCTTTACGTGAACAAGTTTCGGAATATCTTCATGAAAAATACAATCTTAACTATAATCCTTCATCAGAAATCATTGTCACAGTAGGAGCATCACAGGGCATTGATATTACCTTTCGAACCCTGCTTGAGCCAGGAGACGAAGTATTATTACCAGGACCTATCTATCCAGGATATGAACCACTGATCCAATTAGCAGGTGGAACTCCTGTTTTTATGGATACCACTACAACAGACTTTCAAGTGACGCCAAGTCTTATAGAAAAGTACAGAACGGATAAAACAAAATGTATTGTATTGCCTTACCCTTCCAATCCAACGGGAGTGACTTTGAAAATAGACGTACTAAAGGATCTTGCATCCTATTTACAAGATAAAAATATGTACATTTTATCAGATGAAATATATAGTGAATTAGTTTATGATCATGATCATACTTCCATTGCAACTTTTCCGGGAATGAGACAGAAAACTATAGTTATTAATGGATTATCCAAATCACATGCTATGACCGGCTGGAGAATAGGTTTTGTCTGTGCACCCGACAACATTGCTAAACATCTACTTAAGGTTCATCAATACAATGTATCTTGTGCAACTTCCATTAGTCAGTATGCTGCCTATGCTGCAGTAACTGAAGGTAAAAATGATGCAAAACCAATGAGAGAAGCCTATAGACAAAGAAGAAAGTATGTAGCTGATAGATTAACTAGCATGGGAATTGACTTTATAATGCCTAATGGAGCCTTTTACTTTTTTCCTAAATTCAACGTTAATGGTATGAGTTCCTTTGATTTTGGACTAGATTTAGTCGAAAAAGCCAAATTAGCACTTGTACCGGGAGATGCTTTTTCCCCAATAGGACAGGGATATATGCGTCTTTCCTATGCTTATAATATGGACACCCTTAGTAAAGGAATGGATCGCCTAGAGCAATATCTTAAGAGTTGA
- a CDS encoding FbpB family small basic protein, with the protein MRPRKISFDDLVNQNKQDLLKDQDAMVQIERKIEDKRLKSEKTQRETVKLH; encoded by the coding sequence ATGAGACCTCGTAAGATTTCATTTGATGACCTCGTTAATCAAAATAAACAAGATTTATTAAAAGATCAAGATGCAATGGTTCAAATTGAAAGAAAAATTGAAGATAAGCGACTTAAATCTGAAAAAACACAACGTGAAACAGTCAAACTCCACTAA
- a CDS encoding patatin family protein, with translation MLEGGGMRGAFTAGVLDFFLDKGIEFPYVVGVSAGACNGSSYFSKQRERNYKVIVEYGDHPEYISYKRGLKGKGLFGMDFLFDTLPNDLVPFNYESFFENTGTFSVGVTDVFTGKPVFFSEFKNKQELLQIMRASSSLPLVSPEVELNGRLYLDGGISSPIPIEQSVESGNEKHVIILTRNDGYIKKPMKFSWIFKKRYNDYPSFIKTMEKRYFVYNHQLEMIKKLEREGKAFIIRPSQPLQVSRVERNREKLHTLYQQGYQEGERIEKELTDFLLKNPQSQLTI, from the coding sequence ATCCTAGAAGGAGGAGGAATGAGAGGGGCCTTCACAGCAGGGGTATTGGATTTCTTTTTAGATAAAGGAATTGAATTTCCTTATGTAGTTGGTGTATCAGCAGGTGCATGTAATGGAAGCTCTTATTTCTCTAAACAAAGAGAAAGAAATTATAAAGTTATTGTAGAATATGGTGATCACCCGGAATATATCTCATATAAACGAGGTCTCAAAGGAAAAGGGCTTTTTGGAATGGACTTTCTTTTTGATACCCTTCCTAATGACTTAGTACCGTTTAATTATGAAAGCTTTTTTGAAAATACAGGAACTTTTTCAGTTGGAGTGACGGATGTATTCACAGGAAAACCTGTATTTTTTAGTGAATTTAAAAATAAGCAGGAGCTTCTTCAGATCATGAGGGCTTCATCATCTCTTCCCCTAGTGTCTCCAGAGGTAGAACTAAATGGGCGCCTTTATTTAGATGGTGGTATTTCCTCACCTATACCAATTGAACAATCCGTTGAGTCGGGAAATGAAAAGCATGTTATTATTCTAACTAGAAATGACGGTTATATAAAAAAGCCAATGAAATTTAGTTGGATATTTAAGAAAAGATACAATGATTACCCATCCTTTATAAAAACAATGGAGAAACGATATTTTGTTTATAACCATCAGTTAGAAATGATAAAAAAATTAGAAAGAGAAGGGAAAGCATTCATTATTAGGCCAAGTCAACCTCTTCAAGTGAGTAGAGTGGAAAGAAATAGAGAAAAACTTCACACATTATATCAGCAGGGCTATCAAGAAGGGGAAAGAATCGAGAAAGAATTAACGGATTTTCTTTTGAAAAATCCACAAAGCCAACTTACTATATAA
- a CDS encoding nitroreductase family protein has product MNEPSRHYQILEALDIQDFSVFSFDPSFTISRGEIMQIIDSAIKSPTSWRNQSWKFLILDDSRQKRKLVQFLGNHLFVKDSSTIVVALVDQNSDIISNQFHDGVSEDDILRCSPTTLIYFLLGCIVKGYDTWSLRSFQRGKINEVL; this is encoded by the coding sequence ATGAATGAACCCTCCCGTCATTATCAAATATTAGAGGCATTGGATATCCAAGACTTTTCTGTGTTCTCTTTCGACCCGAGCTTTACTATATCGAGGGGAGAGATAATGCAAATAATAGATAGCGCCATTAAATCTCCAACATCATGGCGTAACCAGTCATGGAAATTTTTAATACTAGACGATTCTCGACAAAAGAGAAAATTAGTTCAATTCTTAGGGAATCATCTTTTTGTAAAGGATTCTTCAACAATTGTAGTCGCTTTAGTCGACCAAAATAGTGATATAATCAGTAATCAGTTCCATGATGGTGTGTCAGAGGATGACATTTTAAGGTGTAGTCCGACTACCCTTATCTATTTCTTGCTTGGCTGTATAGTTAAGGGATATGATACATGGTCATTACGCTCTTTCCAAAGGGGAAAAATTAATGAAGTGCTTTAA